atacataaatatataatttataggATTATGATGGTGATGTATATCTTTTTTCTCGTGTGAACGAATGGGTGTCGAGGGCTTGTTTGTTTTGTGATCCAAACAAGAAATCTTGACCATTAAGGCCGCGTTTGGTTTACTGTTTGGCGTGTTTCTTGGATTTTTCCAGAATGGTCAGTTCGAAGGAGATGAAAATGGATGCCTCTTTCCAAATCAAAATctatttaatttaatctttttaATTGGGCCGAAAAAACGACATTTTAAAGTGATtgaatttgttttttctttCCGACGTGATATTTTTTGctaccatataatatatatttatatatatatatatatataaatatatatattgtgaTTATTTTCGATATGTTATCTTTGTTCATGACACTTATTTATTAGATACAATGATGTATATCAATTTTGTACATCTACTAAGAGGATGTCAAATCAACGATGAATACAAAAGTTGATACGGTTAGTGGACAACATATCAAAActgatcatatatatatatatatatatatatatatatatatagggttGTTACCCTGCACCCCTGTAACATGGGCGCCTGAGCCAATGGGCGCcacgtttagcgacggttttatgactccgtcgccaatagcgacgggttttaaatCCGTCGCTACTAGCAACGATTtgaaataaaccgtcgctaattgtccaattttttttttaaaaaaaactgacACAGGGCGTTCAAAGAATTGAACTCCCCACACCAACGCCCACTCACAATAGAGAGGGGTGTTAACACCCCATTGTGGGTGCTCTTATGAAAGTGATTTTGTATCCATACTGTAGATAAATTGAGATCAAACAACAGAATGCAAAATTTCCAAGATGTGCAAGGTGTTTCATTGTTCGGTAAAATTTGTAAATCTACTTTTTCTATCCGCTGTTAAAGATTTATAGGACACCAACCGAAACCGGATTTTATATCCAACAACTTCAGTGTTTGATTTTTCAAACACAAGATTTACCTTCAAATACCCTGCACATCTTGGAAATTTTGCATTCTGTTGATTGATCTCAATTTACTAGCGCCAGCTGTGCAGGCGCCCATGTTACCCTGCATCCCTGGGGTGCAGGGTAACAaccctcatatatatatatatatatatatatatatatatagattaaaTGAAGCTGTGTAAATTTTTCATCCTGATTAAATGATAAATAGATTATAATGAGTATactttttattgaataatttgtcGTGTAAAAGTAAATCATTTGCACGGTCATAGGAGGTAATATGGATAAAATGAAGATGATAAGATGATGTAATGAACTGATGGTGGTGGTGGCCACTTGGCTTTATGACAAAATACATccatttataagaaaatatattacagaattataattttcaaaatcagatggTTTGAAATTTCATATCCGTTTAAACAAATATACAATTTCAAAATCAaagttctcttttttttttttagttaacCAAATTCACATATCCCGGGATAGAGCGGAAGCATAATCAAGTGATGTGAACCTTATTGATCAGCGAAAGATAAATATATGAGTGACATAATTAAGAGACATGAATCTTGTtaatttttataccaaaaaatatcatttattattgtaaatacgAACATTGTTGATTAGTCTCACTAATTGGCTCATATGAGATCTGCTATCAAAAAACTAtggaaaaaaattttattttgaaaattaaattaatatttgcCAAAGCATATTTTTTGCCCGAGCAGAGTCACTGTCACCTTTGGccaataattaaattctcctgGAATTTGGATAAGGTATTGAACTTTGTGTGAATTCATGGAATAAAACGACATGTATCTATATATAATAGAATATATAAATTGTATATTGATTGGTGATAATTGGTTGGCTTCATAAATGTAAGTAGTGGACGGATGAGACggatgatttatttatttgaaagacaaaaatttgtgtaagacgATTTTATGGATCGTATGTTGTGACACGGatcttttttatttgggtcatccatgaaaaagtattactttttatgttaagagtattaccttttattgtgaatatcggtaagattgactcgtctcatatataaagattcgtgatatcATCTCACAATAGACTTAATCTAGTTAAAATTAACTCATATTAATCAAAACATGGAGCCTTTTATTATCGATTGCATGCATGATGCATGCTCGAGCCGATAAGGTTTTTGTGAGATTCAAATACGTTCAACCAATTCACCTATCCTATTAGCCTTTAGAACAGGAGTGATGTGCTGTACTGTATCAAATCGAAAATTGTATATCGTAAATTGAATCGAATTTTTATTATACCATAATTTTCGttataagaaaaatttatgacTAACATCTTTTATATCGAAATTGTGTGTTATATGGAGAGGACGTAGATTTCGGTATCCGTATATTACTAGCATATCGACTATACCGAAATTTCAATGCATATTACTAGCATACTACTAGCATATCGATTATACCGAAATTGTACGTTATACCGGTACCGTATCGATATACACCGTTTAATaccaataaatttatatttttaaatttttataattcttttgttaaaaatattatatattttaagatttttacatATTGTTCTGATATTTCAATTTTCGTTGTATatcgaaattttcaaatttatacGATTATCATATTAAAAAATTCGGTAAAGTATATGAGAGATTGTATGGCGATGGATTCGAGGAACAATAAGCCGCGTAGAAGGTTTGAAAATGCCATAAAAGGGCCGCCGGCTTTGAATATAATTAAGTAGTAGTGGTGGCGCCGTATGTCTTGGATTTATCATTTTGATTTTTATGTTCATGAACATAAAGCTTTGCCATGAGTGTGTGTGACAAAGTCTCTgttcatgattttatttttcgaTTTCACTTAAAAGTCATCGTAccaattgaaatattatttcatCTTATTAATTTATAACACTCATCTTATCTTTCAATATGAGATTTTGATTGCATTTCAACAATCTTATTAACTCACAAAATATTCTACTCAAAACAGAAGAGCACTCTATCGAACAAAACATTATACTCAAAACAGAACAACACTCTACCGAACAAAGAGATGTCTGCCGCCATTTTCCTCACCAACTCTCTAATtctcttaaaaataaaaagactCAAATGTTCATAGCAAATCTTCTGTCTCTGTTCGTGATTTTATTTTTCACTTCAAAGTCCTTGAaacaaatgaaatattatttcaTCTTATTAACTCACGACATTCATCTTATCTTTCAATGTGAGATTTTGATTACATTCCAACAATATTCCCCTCCAACGAAGTTCATTACGTTTTCTCATGGTTCATGTCTCTCCTCAAGTCTTATTCATCATCCAATCGAGGTCACTCTTCTTCACCACGTTGGAGCTCATGTTTTACATGAAATATCGGGAGCTTACCCTACATCGATAGCTTATCAATGATTTTTACTGGAAACCCTCGCCACCTCCTTCATTTAAGTATATGAGGATTTCACTCGCATGGTTCGATCTAGACCATGATTTTGATACCACTTGTCATTACATGAAATCACATATTTCCacgataatataatattatccaTTTCAAGCCTAAAGTCTCGTGGCTTTCTTTTGGACTTCACCTAAAATGTTTCATTCCAATGAAGATATCATTTCATTTTATTAACTCATGATAATTTTTTGATATTTCAATTTGAGATTTTGGttgtttttcaaataaaattaaattttacaaaaTTGAAAATATAAGTAGGTAAAAGGATATTTCCAGATTAACTAGTCCACGTGGTGATGCTACATTTTGTAATTAATATTCTCAAATATATAAGTGGATAACATTTCTcaatttatatatacatatatatatatatatatatatgtatgtatattcgATTGTATAGTCAATGAATTTACTCCATGTCTGTTTGACGATCCCACCAAGAAAGCCGTGTGCTTGACCAGCTTAACCgtcgattttgaattttttaaaccttattaattaaaattttaattcactaatctaACTTTTTATCATATAAGTCGTAAAACGTGCGATTAATTTGTCCCACATGTAATGATGAAATTGCTTATTAACTATATTTTCTAAATAGAAATCATgcttttttataatatatttttgctGATCGTTTCGTATGATTCTTGTTAACAGATACTCGTTCGTTAAATGAAGTTCGATCGTGAAACAGTACTCAGGTCTAGATTAAATTGAAATgacaaaataatattattatatatatatatatatatatatatatatatatatatatatcttacaAAATTGATTAATGATATGAACGTTCTGTGTAATTTAatatatgagtaggtctcttgtgagacggtatcacgaatctttatctgtgagacgagtcaaccttaccgatattcacaataaaaaatactcttagcataaaaattaatattttttcatagatgactcacACAAAgaatccgtctcataaaatacgatctgtgagaccgtttcacacaaagtTTTTATCCTTGACATATTTATGTTAGATATGCCCATTTGgcctttatatttaaattataggtttctattatttaaatatcaaGGTGTGACGTATACTTGCCATTAATAGCAAATGATATTTCCAATTTTGTATGATAAGAAGATTTAAAATGGAAATACTTCCAAGACGACAAtagttttgaatttttttatacaatACATATTGTATATCTAGATCGAATAGGTTTTTCGTGAAATAATCTCACGAATTtctatttgtgagacgagtaaACCTAAcaatatgcataataaaaagtaatactcttaaaataaaaagtcatacttttttcatggatgacctaaataagatatttgtctcttACATCTAGATTTAATTCGTGAGATGTGACGATGAATTGAAAGATAAGAATTATATAGTTATATTTTACCTATACTTAATGGAAATATGAGATTTTTTTACTTCCATTCCGCATGAACATTAAGCgaaattcatatttaaaaagattttaaaatattgaattggaatttcaatgtttaaaaatgaaaatttgttATTTCGCAGTTTTCTGTAGATTAGGATGTAACGAAATTGGTTTGAGGTTTATTTCATATTTAACTTTGTTCTTTTTGAACACATGTTACTTCAAATGACttcaattttaataaatttcaatcatttaaacaaaaattataCCAAGTTCTTTTATTTCTaagtttagaaaaaaaaaactctaatGCGATCGTCTTACGTACAATTTTAAAActtcttgaaaatatttttttccttttagtCAAAATAGggttaaaattaatattttatatagtcaataaaataaatattttaaaaaaatactagaCAACGAATTTATGAGTTTTAATAATGAGTGGgcctcatatgagaccgtctcacggatcataatctgtgagacgtgtcaaccctacccatattcaagggacggatttagtgtagggcgaacggAGGCTACGGCCCCccccaaaaaattttaaaaaaaatttagtatatAGCGATATAGCGACGGTTAGGTTAAACCCGTCgcaatatagcgacgggtttgcaaaaacccgtcgccgatctagatcggcgacggtttttgtcaaaaccgtcgctatattgcgaCGGGCTTCTCATCactgtcgctatatagcgacggtatcATGCtttaccgtcgctatatagagACGGTtcttaataaaaccgtcgctattttccTATATATACCGCCGTTGCCGAACATTTTCTTAAACGATTTCGTCCATATCAGGTAGTTGTTATACTCTTATCAATTTTTTCGGAGtatcgattttttttattttgtactgACATTGTTTCGTATTTATCTCGTAGATTTGCTCGTCGATGTGATCTTCCATCTGGTTCTTCGTGGGCTGTATTGCTGTAATTAATTAGTTTGTtacatcttttaatattttgctCTTTGTTTTATTGCTGTAATTAATTAGTTTGTAATTTTTTCCACCTGTTTCCAGATTGATTTCCTCACTATTTCCAGTCACCGGCAAAGCTCCGGCGTCTTCTTCGGCGAGCCGCCGTCCCGGGTCAGCTAACAACTGGATTCAGCTGCGTTTTTGGTAATTATTGCTGGAAATAATTGACAGTACTAATACTTATTTTCAGAAAGCAGGTAATTCTACATCCTCTTGAACTTATGGATTATTGAATTCATGTTTGATTTATGAGATTTTATTGTGTTATGATGTTAGTTGATTTAAACGATcagattttatttattgtttcaggtgtagttttttttttcataaatggGAAAATCTGGTACAATTGATAAATTCTTTAGAGGAAGATACCAAATCAATTAGATTCACCCTAACTCTACAGCTCAGTCCATAGCCTCGGATGATAATCTTCCACCTGAGGTTGAGTCTCAAAAGTTTAGAAATGTTGAAAATATCGGGGTTGATCTTAATTTGTTAGAGCGTGATCCAGGATTGCGTCGACAAATATGGGAATACTCTCCCAATGAGCAAGAGGAAATTCGTCGAGCTTATCTAAATCTGAAAGCATTTCAGCCAATACTTTCAGAATACCCACTAAACAAAAACAGTCTTCATCCTCGCAGGTTTCAATCGTCCTGGTATGAGCTTTTTCCTTGGTTAGAGTATTCCTAGCAAAAGATAAAGCTTTCTGCTTTCCATGCTTTATCTTTAACAAGCCATCTGGATGTCCGAAGCAAACTGCATTTACAGTTGATGGATTTGATAATTGGAAGAAGGTTCGAAGTGGAAAACAATGTTCTTTCCAATGCCATATTGGAAAAGATAATGTATCATCACCCATCGTATTGCAGAAAAGGCATGTGATGATTTAATGAACCAACCTCGACATATACAAAGATTTTTCGACAAAGTTAGCTCAGAAACAGTTGCAAGAAATCGTCTTCGGTTGAAAGTTGGTATACATGTAGTTCGGTTGCTTGCACTTCAAGGCGTTCCTTTCGAGGTCATGATGAGAGCTCTAATTCATCTAATCGtggaaattttcttgaatttcttgatATTGTGGCCTTGTATAATGATGAACTTTCATGTGCAATAGAGAAAGCCCCGAAAAATGCCAAGTACACATGCCATGATATTCAAAAGCAAATACTTCACATGTTCTCAATccgaatgaaaaatataattcgTGAAGAAATTGCAGGGAGCAAGTATTGCATAGTCGTCGATGAAGCTCGTGATGAGTCGAAAAGAGAACAATTGTCTATAGTGTTGAGGTTTGTGGACAAAGATGGATGCATACAAGAACGTTTTTTTAGGCTTGTTCATGTGTCAGATACGACAAGCTTTGACATTAAAGAATGCTATATATTCTTCTTTGGCACATTACAATTTGGATGTTCAAAATATTAGAGGTCAAGATTATGATGGTGCTAGCAATATGAGGGGTGAGTTCAATGGATTGCAAGCTTTGATTTTGAAAGATTGTAAGTCGGCTTATTATGTTCATTGCTTTGCCCATAGACTGCAGTTGGCTCTTGTTGGAGCAGCAAAAAATGTAACTCCCATTCATCAGTTTTTCGATAAATTAACTTTCATAGTTAATATTGTTGGTGCTTCGTGCAAGCGTAATGATGAATTGAAGGAAGCTCACACAGATGACATTGCTCACTTGATTTCTATTAatgaacttgagacagggcgtggacttaatcagttgtgcactTTACAACGGGCAGCTGACACGCGTTGGAGTTCTCATTTTAGATCTGTGTCGAGCTTGATCAAGATGTTTAGTGCATCATGTACGATATTGCTCAAAGTTATGGAAGATGGGCTTCCTTCCCAACGAGCAGATGCAACATCTGTTTATGATGAAATGACTTCATTTGATTTTGTATTCATCTTGCATCTTATGAGAGAAATTATGGAGATCACAGATGTTCTTTGTCAGACATTGCAACGTAAGTCTCAAGACATTTTGAATGCAATGGAGCTAGTGTCATCTACAAAAAAATTACTTCAAGAGCTAAGGGATGACAAATGGGATGATTTGCTTGAAAAATTGAAGTCTTTTTGCGTGGCTCGTAATATTGATGTTCCTGATTTTAGTGATCAATATGTTGATAGGCGAGGTAGAGCTCGTCGTCATCAAGGCAATTTCACCATTGAGCATCATTATCGGGTAGACTTATTTTATGCTACGATAGATTCACAAATGCAAGAAATTAATGTGCGTTTTAATGAAGATGCGGTGGAGTTACTTATGCTTAGTTCTGCCTTAAATCCTCAAAATGCATGTGACTCATTGAGATATCTGGATATATGCAAATTGGTTGAAAACTTTTATCCACAAGATTTTACTAGTGACGAAAAAGAGCGACTAGAGATGCAGTTGAAGCATTATGAGCATAATGTAGTTATAGGGCCATACTACAAAAgtctttcaactctttctgaGTTGTGTCAATGGTTGGTGAAGACTAAAAAAGCTGATATATACGACCTTGGTTTTAGAGTGATCGTGCTTGTGTTGACTCTTCCAGTTTCTACAGCTACTACAGAACGATCATTCTCAGCTATGAATATCGTCAAAACTCGGCTTCGGAGCAAAATGGAGGATGCTTTTCTCTCGGATGCATTGATGATATTTATTGAAAGAGAAATTGCTAAAAATATTTGTATTGATACTATcattgaagattttgaaaactTTAAGGAACGTCGAATTCTTTTTAGTTAGAAATACTTTTGTTAAGAAACGTACGGTTGATGTTTTGTTCAATATAACCCGTAGAATTTTTGTCTTTTCCCTTCTAAATTTTTGTTTGTCTTTTGTAAGCGGCCCCCCAGTGTCGAAATCCTAGATCCGCCTCtgcctatattcacaataaaaagtaatacttttagcataaaaagtaatattttttcatggatgccccaaataagagattcgttttacaaatacgacctgtgagaccgtctcacacaagtttttgtctttaatAATTTATGTTCCGATTAGGCCTAAATATCAAATATacccctttaaaataaaatagatatTGCTACAACCGCATAGTATTGGAAACTCGTTAACAAATTTAGGTGTCATGATTCATCGTTTTATCCAATGTCAATTTAccattatttgatttaatttggttattcaagaaataaaatctattatcattaaattataagtaaaatattattataaaaaaccaaaacaatataaaaaaatctatataaatttttctaacaattatgtttaaataattttttcttgCATATGCACAAATCGCGTACTAAAAGATATTATTcttgataaaaacttgtgtgagaaggtctcacagatcgtattttgtgagacggatatcttatttaggtcatccatgaataattactttttatgctaagaatattattttttattgtgaatatcgttatagttgactcgtctcaaaaataaagattcgtaagatcgtctgtctcacaagagacctactaatTATTATTTGCTACTAATTATTATTTGTATATAAAAGTTGAATCTTAATTACCTGACTTTGCTATAACAATTAATTTTTGCACAAATACTCGTGTCAACTTAGAAAGGTAATATTCGTCCATTTAGTAAAAATATCGTACAAatctattttattaattttataatttactCATAACtcgttatttaaaaaaaattcagaattatatatttaatatgaGTACATAGGATctgaataataattaaaaatcatattaaaaaaatcataaatcctTGGAAAATGTCCAAGCCGGGTTCATCTTTGGAAAATgtctattttttcttcttcgtTTTCTATTTGGATCTATCTTTACGCGTTTCTCCTTCTTCTATTTTgtgaaatatataatattcatATAATCCAATTGTCCATATTTTATTATTggtacatttttttattttgatttgatttaagaattgaattaataGACCAAGAAACGATCAATATATGTCGTCCattattttttcaattcaagATTAGTGCAATTACGAAGGTTGGTGCTTCTGAATTCATCCATTAATTATCATTGAATGATGGACCCTAAAGTTTTTATTATATTTCTTCAAAatgttttataaaaatttataaacctACTTAGAAACAAGTCGATTATTACTGAGCAGATCTCATGTAAAACGACCTCATAAATATTTATTCGTAAAAAAAGTCAAAACTGTTCATAaccaagataaaaaaaataataatttttttcatggatgtcaTGTCAGCGACACCCACATACGATAAGTGAGCACTCACAGTTTGCATGTAACAAATTAAAACTATAAATGTGTATGATATGctgatttttttgaaaaattaaaataaaaatttaacagTATGCTATTTCCTATGCTATATTAGGACAGCGGGGTATCTCTTGGTTTCGATGAGCCATTCTCTCGGATGATTTGATAAAACAACTGCTTAAAACAAAGATTATGTCTACTGTGAGATgatatcacgaatctttatttatgagacgggtcaactctaaggcatagtttggtacatgtgataagagagggattgataaataatcctccttatctcatgtttggtacttttttaaaaagctcatgatactatcatgggcccttgataaataattttttagaaagataaaataaggtgtgataattttaatttaatgataaaatacactaaaATGACTcaattaccctcaatttataaatgatttttttataaatctatgttagtagtagaaattaaaatcaaataaatattttatttatttttatatattatataatataataattatataaatgaattcgagataattatataaataatttttataaatttcaataaaattattagtatcactcgattaaccttaaaattaatatttgacttgactcataaaatcaagggctcaattatcatattatataatatataaaattatgtaaaaataaataaatcatgcaagtattATCGGTTACATgaacagataaaaaatatgaactcaagcaacaactttgaaattataaaatttattatgataaggttaattttgtcattacaatctaatatataaatttaataactcttattaaaatcataccaaacattaaatataatatcctacatcttatttgTCATTGACTtatctttatattatatatcacatgtttatcctatcatgtgcaCCAAACTAtgtcttagtataaaaagtaatattttttcattgatgacccaaataagagatctgtctcaaaaaacgatctgtgagaccgtctcacacaagttttttcctaAAACAAATtgcaaataatttaatttttttattataagttaatattattttttaaaattcgatTTTAGTGTTGGGTTTTGATTTGTCAATGCATTATTATTGAAAAATTGAGTGATGAAGTCTTATTCAAATAGCTATGAAAATAATTCTGATCAATTAATATAGTGGAATAATTGAAGGCTAACTGAGATTAGACTTAAATTTCACGAATTAGTTATGCAATTAGGTTCTACAAGGTAGATAGGTAgaactatttattttattttatcgcaatttattaattttcttataaattttaatttttttttagaaagaCGTAAATTTGTAATTTCGATACtcaatgattatttatttttattttgtttttatttttagaagAGAGGTTAGACTTAGAGATGTCAATGAGATGAGTATGGGATGAGTTTGGCTAAACCCAAGATCCTCCCCATGAAAAAAACTTTGACCCATTACCCGCCCCACCCCGGTTAAATATTTTTCGGACCCACCCCACCTCGAATACGAAATGGGGCCGGGTAGACCCGTGAGACCCGTAATacccaaattttttaaaataaaaaagtaatatttcttctcacatgactgaattatgaaacagacaagcctctaaatacaacattgtggaaaattaattcatgtatttgaccacacttaataataacaaacaaagtattttcacgacataaaaaattacat
This Primulina eburnea isolate SZY01 chromosome 2, ASM2296580v1, whole genome shotgun sequence DNA region includes the following protein-coding sequences:
- the LOC140824002 gene encoding uncharacterized protein, which produces MDAYKNVFLGLFMCQIRQALTLKNAIYSSLAHYNLDVQNIRGQDYDGASNMRGEFNGLQALILKDCKSAYYVHCFAHRLQLALVGAAKNVTPIHQFFDKLTFIVNIVGASCKRNDELKEAHTDDIAHLISINELETGRGLNQLCTLQRAADTRWSSHFRSVSSLIKMFSASCTILLKVMEDGLPSQRADATSVYDEMTSFDFVFILHLMREIMEITDVLCQTLQRKSQDILNAMELVSSTKKLLQELRDDKWDDLLEKLKSFCVARNIDVPDFSDQYVDRRGRARRHQGNFTIEHHYRVDLFYATIDSQMQEINVRFNEDAVELLMLSSALNPQNACDSLRYLDICKLVENFYPQDFTSDEKERLEMQLKHYEHNVVIGPYYKSLSTLSELCQWLVKTKKADIYDLGFRVIVLVLTLPVSTATTERSFSAMNIVKTRLRSKMEDAFLSDALMIFIEREIAKNICIDTIIEDFENFKERRILFS